GAAAAGACTTATCTCGTGGCGGTAACGGGGATGAGCAACGTTACGGGCTACGCGCCGCCGCTCTCGGAAATCGGAGAGGTCTGCTCGAAATACGGGCTATTATTCTCGGTGGACGGCGCGCAATCGCTCGGGCACGAAGAACTCGATCTCGAAAAATGCGGCGTGGATCTACTGTCCGGCGCTGGACACAAAGGATTGCACGGGGCGCAGGGAACGGGGTTTCTCGTCTCGAATAAAAAAGTATTCGTCAATCCGATCGAATACGGCGGGACGGGCACGGAAAGCGATAAGTTGACCCAGCCGACCCTCCCTCCCGAAAGTTTGGAATCGGGGACCTTGAACTCGGTCGGGATCGCGGCGCTTGCGGAAGGAATTCGCTGGACGAAAAAGCACTTCAACGAAATCAACGGGACCATTCGGGAAATTTCCCTTCTTTTACACGAAGAAATCGGAAAAATCCAAAACGTCGCCCTATTCTCCGTCCCGGGGAGTCCGATCCTGACGTTCGACGTCTGCGATAAAGATCCCGGGGCGGTCGCGGACAAACTGAACTCGAAATACAAAATCGCCGTTCGCTCCGGTCTGCACTGCGCGCCCCTGATACATCAATCGCTCGGAAGCGACAAACGGGGATTGATCCGCGCAAGTCTCGGATGCAATAACACGCGAAACGACGCGAAAGCTCTGATCCGAGCGATCCGCGCAATCGCTGACGAGACTCGCTCGACAGAATAAAAGACCAAACGACGAAAGATCGCCCGATCGGTCAAATTTCGGCATTCGAATCCGCGTATAATGAACGCGAGGTGAGACTATGACGAGATTTAAGCGCGCCGTTCGCGGCTACGACAAAAAGGAAGTGGACGAATACGTCCGCAGAATGAACGACCATAACGAAGCGAAGATCCACGAACTCGAAGATTGCGTGGAACGTTTGAAGCAGGAAAACGATTATCTTTACGCAAAAAACGCCGAGTACAGGCGAAACGAAGAACGGGTTTCGGGCGCGATTCTGACCGCGATGGAGATCAAGGGAAATCTCGAAAAAGAGATAAAAACCAAGATCGCGCTCGAAGAGGACAGGCTCGTCGCATTCAAAAACAAGTGGACGGCATTCGCCCGCGGACTCAGCGGAAGCAACGCCGACCGCGTCGTGGACGACGTCGAAGCCTACGTCCGCGATTTTCGCGAAACCTTTATCAAAAAGGCGAATCGCGACTTGAACCTCAAAGCCGAAGAAGATCCTGCGGAAAAGAGTTTCAGA
Above is a genomic segment from Clostridia bacterium containing:
- a CDS encoding DivIVA domain-containing protein, yielding MTRFKRAVRGYDKKEVDEYVRRMNDHNEAKIHELEDCVERLKQENDYLYAKNAEYRRNEERVSGAILTAMEIKGNLEKEIKTKIALEEDRLVAFKNKWTAFARGLSGSNADRVVDDVEAYVRDFRETFIKKANRDLNLKAEEDPAEKSFRKEKIRLARSEKKSPTISLEEKMSAASLFREESAAPKDTALVFTED
- a CDS encoding aminotransferase class V-fold PLP-dependent enzyme, which encodes MIYFDNAATSVFKPKKALKAAAYALKHSANPGRSSHDQAIRTARMIQRAREEIISFVHAKHHVVTFTKNCTEALNLALLGTAKLGGHVITTAFEHNSVLRPLHMLKKEGLISLTVLNPTKDGALDVKEIENAINEKTYLVAVTGMSNVTGYAPPLSEIGEVCSKYGLLFSVDGAQSLGHEELDLEKCGVDLLSGAGHKGLHGAQGTGFLVSNKKVFVNPIEYGGTGTESDKLTQPTLPPESLESGTLNSVGIAALAEGIRWTKKHFNEINGTIREISLLLHEEIGKIQNVALFSVPGSPILTFDVCDKDPGAVADKLNSKYKIAVRSGLHCAPLIHQSLGSDKRGLIRASLGCNNTRNDAKALIRAIRAIADETRSTE